Within the Marinobacter qingdaonensis genome, the region CGGGATTGCCACGGTGATCCAGAACACCGGCAATCAGGTCGTGATTCAGGACAGCACTCAGGTCAACATTCACATCAATCATTAACCGGAGGTGGACCATGGTGACACGGAGGCTTGGGGTACTTGCTGCCGGCGCCGCCATGCTGTGGTCCACTGCCTTCGCCGGTTCGGTTGCCATCCCCGGGCTGGGTGGCGGGATTCAGGTGGAAGTGGAGAGTTACCAGGCCAAACGGTTCAGCTCGGTGCTGCGCCAGCAATACGATTTCAGTTGTGGATCCGCAGCCCTGGCCTCGCTGTTGTCCTATCACTACGACCACCAGGTCACCGAGATGGAGGTGTTCAACGGCATGTTTGCCCTGGCGGACCCGGACAAGGTGCGCAACGAGGGCTTCTCCATGCTGGACATGAAACGCTACCTGGAGTCCCAGGGCTATCGGGCGGATGGCTTTCGGTTGCCGCTGGAGGGCATTCGGGAACAGGTCCGGCTACCGGTGATCGCGCTGGTGAATCTTGAGGGGTTTCGGCACTTCGTCGTGATCAAGGGCATCAGTGAGCGTGAGGTGTACGTGGGCGATCCGGCGCGAGGCCTGAAGGTCTATTCGCACCGGCAATTCCAGGATTACTGGGACGGTACGGCCTTTGTCATACGCAGCCACGTTGAGCAGGGGCGCAAGGCCTTCGAGATGGATGGCGACTGGGCGCAGTACGTGCGAGCGCCCCTGAACCGAAGCCCGGCTGGGCCTTCTCTGGGTCATACCCTGCCGACCTGGCCCACACCAAGGGAGTGGTAACATGATGATCAAACCCGATGGCAGCGCCGCCCTGGCGCTGACCTTCATGGTCGGGCTGGCGGTGGCGCCGGCGTTGTCGGCGGCGGTGTTTCCGGAACCGGCCCTGAGCGACGAGGAACTGGCGTCACTGCGGGGTGGGTTCGTGCTCGATAACTTCGAAATTCGCATCGGTCTGGAACAGGTGGTGTCCATTGACGGAGAGACGCTCGCGGTCAACCGCCTGACGATCCCGAACCTGAACCGGGCCACCAACGGTGCCAATGTGCCGCACACGGTGGAAACGGTGGTCACCGGTGGGGCTGGCGGACGCGGTGGTCAGACCCTGGTGTCGTCGAAGTCCGACAATGGCGGCTGGCTGACCCTGATCCAGAACAGTATGAACGGGACGGCAATCCAGAACAGTCGGAAGCTGAACATCGAACTGAACAACTTCGGTGCCAGCTTCAACCGGTTGCCTGACAGCATGCGCGACCCAGTGCTGCAACTACTCAATCATCACTAGCGGGGGGCGGCGCAGCAGCGCCGCCCCATTGGCAACTAGAGCGTGATGGGCAGCTTCAGAGTCAATTCACTGCTGGGGGCGTTTTCGGTCACCCCAACGTTGACGGTCAGGTTCAGGGAGGTGTTGGCCGTCAAGCGTTGGGACAGGCCGAAAGCCAGGGAGCCGACCTGAATTCGGTCGAAGTTGGCGTCGGTAATGCCGCTGTCGGCCTGGAAAAAGGTTCTGCCGATGATCGAATGGTCGTAACTCAGACTGAACGAGGTGCGCTCATTGAAAGCGAAGCCCATGCCGAAGCCGAATCGGAAAACGTCCCCTGGGTTGTATTTACCTCCGCTTCGGGTGCCTTCATCCTCCTCGGGAGTCCAGACGTAACTCACGTTACCAAACAGCACCGCTGGGTCAGAGGGGTAGATGAAGGAAAGGCCCGGCTCCAGTGACCAGAAACCGGAGCCGGTGGGCCGTTCCTCGAGTTCGACACCAATGGGGTTGCCCTCGCCGTCTTCTACTATTCGTTGATCGACATCGTAGGGGCCCTTCCCGGTGGGGGCCCTTACCCGAAATACGCCGATCACGTAGGGCCAGCCATCCAGACCGTCGTTCAGCTGATAACGGGCGGACAGCTCTATGTCGCCGAGGCCCTGACCCGAGGACTCGTTCAGAGTATCGACTGGCGTTCCTTCAAAGGCTTCCCGTTCGCGGAGGTCTTCGTGAACACTTAACCAGGGAATCCTGATGTCCGCTTCCAGCCGGCTGGTAAAACCGTATTTGAAGGTCAATGCTCCGACAAAAATATCCCGCTGAATTTCCGAGATGTTGATCAGGCCCACCAGCAGCGCCGGAATGATGGTGTAGCCCTCAATGGCGACCCGGGTGGCGTTGCTGTGGGCATGGGAAATCGAGGGTTCGATGGTGAGCCGCCCCGGCCGGGTGACGATGCCCCGGTCGGTGGTAATGGAGGCAATGTCGGTTACCTGCTCTTTCTTCGCTTCGGCGTCTGCGGCCGTGGTCTCGCTACTGCCGGAGGAGGGGGCTTGCGCCCAACCCAGAGCGGGTGCCAGGCAAACGCTGGCGAACAACGGAAAGAGTCCTGGTTTGGTCATGGCAGATCTCCCTTCTGATGCTGGCCCTGCCGGTCCTGTCCGGACTGTGGGCCGGTGTTGTACTTGTCCATAAGCCGATAGAACGACACGCGAGAAATCTTGAGGATTCGGGCCGCGGCCGAGATGTTGTGGTGGGCCAGAGCCAGGCTGCAGGACAGCGCCTGCCGGTCGGCCCGGGCCCGGAATTCCTCCAGGCTGAGGTTGGAGGTGGTGGCGTCGGTGGTCAGCCCGGCGGGGCTCAACCCCAGATCGTCCGGTTCGATGGCGTCCTGGTCGCACAGCAGCAGCCCCTGGCGCAGCCGGTTTTGCAGCTCCCGGAAATTGCCGGGCCAGGAATGATTGACCAGGCTCTTGATCGCCGCTTCGCTCAGGGGTTTCTGCTCGCCCCCGAGGGCCGAGGCCGCCAACAGGGTTTCGGCCAGGGCGGGAATGTCTTCCCGGCGTTCCTTCAGCGGCGGCAGTTTGACCTCCAGGCCGCCGAGCCGGTAGTAGACGTCGCTGCGGAACTGGCCTTCACTGATCAGGTCGGTCAGCGGCTGACTGGTGGTGGTGATGATGCGGCTGTCGATCCGAATGGGTTCGCTGCCGCCCAGTCGCTCGATTTGCCCTTCCTGCAGGAATCGGAGGATGGCCGACTGCTGCTCGAGATTGAGCTCATCGATGGAGGCCAATATGAGCGAGCCGCCGTTGGCCTGCTCCAGACGTCCCGGGTGGGCGCTGAGGGCATGGGTGAAGGCGCCCTTTTCGTAGCCGAACAGCTCGCTCTGGGTCAGCGAGTCGGGCAGGGCGGCGCAGTTGACCGTCACCAGGGGCCCGGCGGCCCGGGTCGAATGTTCGTGAATGAACCGGGCCGCGGCGTCCTTGCCGGTGCCACTCTCGCCGGTGATCAGCACCGGTTCGCCGGTCACCGAGAACCGCCGAAGCAGGCTGCGCACCTGGCGGATGGCGAGGGAATTGCCCTCCAGTACCAGGCTCTGGTAATCGTCCCGGGGCAGGCCGCCGCTGGATTCGCGAATGCTGGCCATGCCCCACAGGTGGCCCAGCACCGTATCGATGCGTTCGTGGTTCACCGGCAGGGTGTGGAAGTCGGAGCAGTAGCGGGTGATCAACTGGGCCGTTCGGGTTCCGGTCACAGGCCGGTGCGGAACGATGCCGACCCAGTAACTCAGGCTCAGCGCCTCCAGCCATTGTTCGAGCCAGGGCAGGTCGTCCGCCGCCGGCCGGGTGAGATCCAGAACGCCGACCTTGGCGGCCCTCGGGGGTGACAGAAGAATGGGCACCGGCTTTTCCGGGTTGTAGTCCAGCAGGTCCCAGCGGGAACCCAGCGCCGTGCGAACGTTGCTATAGCGGTGTGCCGCTGACAACCAGACGAGCGGTCTCTTTTCCATCATGGCAAACCTCCGTGAGAGTGATGCCTGGGAAACGGGACTGCTAGTTGTGCAGGGAAGTCCGGTAAGCCGGTAAGGCAAGTGGTCCGGTCACGGTCCTGTGACCCGTCACAACGGCCAGATGTCGGTCTGGCGTTTCCAACCCCGTATTCAGGATGTATGCCATATTTGGTTTCGATTGCGCTTTCAGGTGCTTGCAAGATCCGGCTGGAGATGGATTCGTACTACTGTAAAAATCACCGACAGTGGCTCCCGCAGCCGCCGGTGAGCGCATCTGATATGCTGAACGAAAAACCGGAAGGCTAAGGGCTTATGGGCGACATGCAACCTCTTCATCTGGCACGAATAACACCGGACGACCTGTTACGGGAGCTGGAACGAACCCGTGAGCGCACCCGGGCGCTGATCACCGCCCTGCCGGAAGACAAGCTGGATGTGCCCTACCACCCGGGTGTAAACCCGCCGCTGTGGGAAATGGGGCACGCCGCCTTTTTCTACGAGGTGTTCGTGTTCAATTTACTTGATGGAACACCCAGCTTTGACCCCGCCATGGACGATCTCTGGGACTCTTTTCACGTCGATCATCGCGATCGCTGGAACCGGGATCTGTTTCCCGCCCGGGCCGAGACCCTGGCGTATTTCGACACCATTTACGATCGGGTGGCCGACCGTATCCGTTCCCAGCCAGTGGACGACCGGACCCTGTATCTGAATCGATACGGCATTTTCCACCAGAACATGCATATTGAATCCTTGATTTGGTGCCGGCAGACCGTGGGCTATCCGGCCCCGCCCGACGCCGATGGCGCTCGCCCGGCGCCCGGTGCCCCTGTCGGTGGTGATGCCGAGATTCCCGCCGGGCGCTGGGTCATCGGCATGCCTGGGGCATCGGAGGCCTACGCAGATGCCGACTTTGCGTTTGATAACGAAAAGCCCCGGTTCGAGGTTGAGCTCGATGGCTTCGCCATTTCCCGCGAGCCGGTGTCCAACGATCAATTCCGCGCCTTCGTGGAGGACGGCGGTTATGACAAACCGGAGTTCTGGTCGTTTGGCGGTCGCAAGTGGCTGCGCACCGAAACCGACGTGTCACTGGTGCACGGCGGCCAGCACCGGGACCTGAAGGCCCCCAAGCATCCCCTGTACTGGCGCTGGCATGAGAACCAGTGGCAGCAGCGCTGGTTCGACCGGTGGCTGCCCCTGAATGGCGAGGCGCCGGTGGTCCACCTCAGCTATTGGGAGGCCGAGGCCTACTGCAATTGGGCCGGCCGCCGGCTGCCGACGGAATACGAGTGGGAGGTGGCGGCCCTGGGGAACCGGCCGGGTGAGGCGTTTCGCCGTTTCCCCTGGGGTAACCAGTCGCCCGATCGGCAGTTGGCGGACCTGGATGGTCAGGGCCTGGGACGCTACCCGGTGTACGACTTCCCGCAGGCGGATTCGCCGTTCGGCTGCCGGCAGATGATCGGCGGTGTCTGGGAATGGACCAGCAGTCAGTTCTTCCCCTACGACGGCTTCAAGGTGGATATGTACCCGTTCATGTCGACCCTGCAGTTCGGGGATCACAAGGTGACCCGGGGCGGCAGCTGCGCCACGTCGTCCTGCCTGATTCGAGGCACCTACCGCCAGGCCTACCTGCCCGAGCGCAACGACGCCTTCACCGGTTTCAGGACCTGCGCACGCTGACGCTGGCGGCCCGGTTCAGTCTGGCTGCTCGTCCGCCCGGTTCATGATGTGGCTGGCCAGGGCCACCCCGGTCTCGTTCATGGTCAGGTAGGCATCGTTAGCGCCGGCCTCGCGGATCTGGTGGGCCTCGTCCGCGTACATGGTGTGGGCCACGATGTAACCGCGAAAGCCCAGCTTTCTCAGCATGCGGGCGGCGATCAGCTTGGCCTCGATATCGCCCAGGGCCAGGATTACCGAATGCACCTCCGGCATGTGCAGGCCGTTCCAGAAGGACGCGTCCTCGGCGTCGGCAAACACCACGTTGCGTCCCTCCCGTTGATGCTTGGCGGCCTTTGCCGGGTCGGAATCCAGGCCCATGAGTTCCGCTTCCTGGGGCTGGATCCAGTCGTAGGCCGCGGTGCCGGTCCGGCCCATGCCCATGATCAGGACCCGGGTATTGCCGAGGGAGAGCGGCTGTTCGTCCGGGTGGTGCCTCTGGCCCTCATAGCGGCTCAAGCCAGAGCCATAACGCTCGTAAATCACGTGGGCGAAGCGGTTCAAGGGGGCGGAAATCAGGAACGACAGGGCGACGGAGATGGCCAGGGGCACCAGCCAGTCGGGCAGGGCCACGCTGGCCACGATCAGGCCGAACTCGCTGTAGTTGGTCAGCGCCAGGGCACTGAGAAAACCGCTGCGGGCCCGGAGCCGGAACAGCAGCAGCAGGAAGAAGAACAGGATGCCCTTGAGCGGCAGCACCAGGGTCGCGATCAGGGCGAAGACCATGGCTTCGTTGTCGGGCAGGCCACCAATGCCGATCTGCAGGAAGAAGCCGACCAGGAAGACTTCCTTGACGCTCCACAGCGACTTCGACAGCTCCTGGGAGCGCGGGTGCTTGGCCAGCATGGCGCCAAACACCAGCGCCCCCAGCTCCGAACTCAGGCCCACCGACTCGAAGCCAAAACCGCCCAGCACCAGGGCCGCCAGCAGGCCCAGTAGCACCAGCAGTTCGTCATGGCCGCTGGCATCCAGCAGCCGGAACAGCAGGGGCCGCAGCAGGGGCAGGCCGAACACCACCAGTGCCCAGTGGGACGGGGTCTGGCCGGCGGCGAGACTCATCACCACCAGCGCGATCAGATCCTGCATGATCAGGATGCCGATGGCGACCCGGCCGTGGAAGGCCCGCAGTTCGCGTTTGCTTTCCAGCACCTTGGCCGCCAGCACCGTGGAGGAAAATGACAGGGCGACCGCCAGCATCAGCGCGGTCGGCCAGGCCAGGTCCATGAGCAGGTAGAGTCCGGGGGTGAAAATGGCGCAGGTAATGCCGAAGTGCAGCAGGCTGCCGCCAATGACTTCTGGGCTGACAATGGATTTCAGCTTCAGTTTGAGACCGACGGTGAACAGCAGCAGCAGGACGCCCAGGTGGGCGATGTGGTTCAGGGCGTCGGTGGCCTCAATGGCCAGCCCGGTGACCGCGGACACGCTGCTGAGCAGGAAGCCGGCCGCCAGGTAGCCCACCAGGGGCGGCAAGCCGAGGCTCCTGACCAGCAGGCCAAGAGCGAAGGCAAAAGAAATCCAGAGAGCTTCAGGCATGGGGCGGTTTGTCTTGAAACACCATCGTTGTCTGAAAGGCTAGCGCGTTTTGCCCGCCCGGTGTAGTCGATAAACGTGGAAACTCACTGACTTTTCTGGGAAATCGGGGTTAGTCCGAGGTCGCCAGAAAGATCCGGAACAGCTGCGCCGAGCGTTCCGGCGCCTCCAGCATGGGCGCGTGGCCGATGCCGTCCAGCAGTTCCAGGCGGGCGTCGGGGATGGCCTCGACGAACAGCGCACCGTTGCGATAATCGATGATCCGGTCCTGCTTGCCCCAGACCACCAGCACCGGATCCTGGATCCGGGTGATCTGCTGCCGGAACGCCGGTTCAAAGCCGCTGTCGCGAATGGCGGCGAAGATCACCCGGTTGATGTCCTGATTGGCGATGGCCTTGTCTTCGAGCACCCCGAGAATGGGCCAGGGGACAAACGGCTCCTCCTCCAGGGCGAAGTCCATCAGACGCTTCAAATCGCCCGGCTTCGAGGGGATCAGGGGGTTGTCGCCCTCGCGGACCAGGTCGACCAGCTCGCTCTCGTGCTCGAAGATGCCGGCCGGATCGAACAGCACGGCCGTCTTGATGCGTTCGGGGTAACGGGCGGCGAAGAGCGCGGTGATGGCCCCACCCATGGAGTTGCCCATCATGTGGAACCGGTCGATGCCGAGCGCGGTCAGGATACCGGCCAGATGCTCGGTCTGCTCGTCCAGGGTGTAGCCCAGATCCAGCGGTTTGCTGCTGTCGCCGTGCCCCGGCAGGTCGATGGCATAAACGTTGAAGTCGTCGGTCAGTTGATCGGCAAGGCGGGTCCAGTTGTCCTTGTTGGCGCCGAAACCGTGCACCATCACGATGGTGTCGCCCGGATTCGCCTCGGCATTGCGCAGGTAGGCGATGTCCAGGTCACCGACCCGGGTGGTGGTGGCTTCCAGACCGGAGCTGGAGCGCTCCAGCTGGATCGCGGCCTCATACAGGCCCTGGCGGGAGCAGGCGCTGACCAGCGCCGCGACAAGGACGACAACGAGCAGTTGGAACCGGGGACGGCGTGGCATGGCGGCATTCCTGAGCAGTGAACGGGGTGGGTCTCGAGATCAGGCTGCTACCCTAGCCCAAAAAAAAGCCCGGTCAATGACCGGGCTTGGATTCCGTGGACTGGCTCAGCCTTGTTCGCGGCTAATGGCCCGAAATGCAATGTCCTTGCGGCAGAACACGCCGTCCCACTGGATTTGGCTGGCCAGCCGATAGGCCCGTTGCTGGGCCTCGGTGACCGTATTGCCCAGGGCAGTGGCGCAGAGTACCCGGCCGCCGTTGGTGACCACCTGGTCGCCATTCAGGCGAGTGCCGGCGTGGAACACCTTCTCGCCCTCGGTTTCGGCCTCGGGCAGGCCGGTAATGGCGTCACCCTTGTTGTAGGCGCCGGGGTAGCCGCCGGCGGCCAGTACGATGCCCACCGAGGCGCGGTCGTCCCACTGCGACTGGCACTGGTCCAGCTTGCCATCGATGGCGGCGCCGCACAGTTCGACCAGATCGGACTGCATGCGCAGCATGATGGGCTGGGTTTCCGGGTCGCCGAACCGGCAGTTGAACTCGATCACTTTCGGGGCGCCGCTGCCATCGATCATCAGGCCAGCGTACAGGAAGCCTTTGTAGGGATGGCCCTCGGCGGCCATGCCGCGCACGGTCGGGTAGATCACCTCGTCCATGATCCGCTGGTGCACGTCCGCGGTCACCACCGGCGCCGGGGAATAGGCGCCCATGCCACCGGTGTTCGGGCCGGTGTCGCCATCGCCCACGCGCTTGTGGTCCTGGGACGTGGCCATGGGCAGCACATGCTCGCCGTCCACCATGACGATGAAGCTGGCTTCCTCGCCGTCGAGGAACTCCTCGATGACCACGCGGCTGCCCGCGTCGCCGAAGGCATTGCCGGCCAGCATGTCGCGGATGGCGTCCTCCGCCTCGGCCAGGGTCATGGCCACGATTACGCCCTTGCCAGCAGCCAGGCCGTCGGCCTTGACCACGATGGGGGCGCCCTGTTCACGGACATAGGCCAGGGCCTGATCAACGTCGGTGAAGTTGGCGTAGGCCGCGGTCGGGATCTTCTGGCGCGCCAGGAAGTCCTTGGTGAAAGCCTTGGAGCCTTCCAGTTGGGCCGCGCCGGCGCTGGGGCCGAACACCCGCAGGCCACGCTCCTCGAAGCGGTCGACGATGCCGGCCACCAGTGGCGCTTCCGGGCCGACGATGGTCAGACCCACGTCGTGGGTGGCGGCAAAGTCGGCCAGGCCGTCCAGGTCCATGACGTCGATGTCGACGTTTTCCAGACCCGGTTCCCGGGCGGTGCCGGCGTTACCGGGGGCGACGAAGACACGGTCGGCGTCCGGAGACTGTGCCGCTTTCCAGGCCAGGGCGTGCTCACGGCCGCCGTTGCCGATTACAAGAATGTTCATGTCAGTAATCCTCAGACGGGTCCCGAATCAGTGGCGGAAATGGCGCATGCCGGTGAATACCATGGCGATGCCGTGTTCGTTGGCGGCGTCGATCACTTCCTGGTCACGCATCGAGCCACCGGGCTGGATCACCGCGGTGATGCCGGCCTGGGCGGCGGCGTCGATGCCGTCCCGGAACGGGAAGAAGGCGTCCGACGCCATCACCGAACCTTTCACCTCCAGGTTTTCGTCGGCGGCCTTGATGCCGGCAATCTTGGCGCTGTAGACCCGGCTCATCTGGCCGGCACCGACGCCGATGGTGCGACCGGCCTTGGCGTAGACGATGGCGTTGGACTTGACGTACTTGGCCACTTCCCAGGCGAACAGCAGGTCGTTCAGCTCTTCCTCAGAGGGCTGGCGTTCGGTGACCACCTTGACGTCTGCCATGGCCACCATGCCCAGGTCCCGGTCCTGGACCAGCAGGCCACCGGTGACCCGCTTGTAATCCATCGACGGGGCGCGTTCGCCGTTGAAGTCACCGCAGGCCAGCAGGCGCACGTTCTTCTTGGCGGCCACCAGTTCCACGGCGTCGGCCGCCACGCTCGGCGCGATGATGACTTCGACAAACTGGCGATCGATGATGGCCTTGGCGGTCTCGGCGTCCAGTTCCCGGTTGAAGGCGATGATGCCGCCGAACGCCGAGGTCGGGTCGGTGGCGAAGGCCAGGTCATAGGCCTGGCGGATGTCCGCGCCAATGGCGACACCGCAGGGGTTGGCGTGCTTGACGATGACGCAGGCCGGATCGGCGAAGGGCTTCACGCATTCCAGGGCGGCGTCGGTGTCGGCCACGTTGTTGTAGGACAGTTCCTTGCCCTGCAGCTGCTTGGCGGTGGCGACGCAGGCTTCCTTCGGGTTGCGCTCGGCATAGAAGGCGGCGCGCTGGTGCGGGTTTTCGCCGTAACGCATGTCCTGCACCTTGACGAACTGGGCGTTGAAGGTGCGGGGGAAGTCGGCGTTGTCGTTGTCCGGGGTACGGCCACCCAGGTAGTTGGCGATGGCACCGTCGTAGCCGGCGGTGTGCTCGAAGGCTTTCACGGCCAGGTCAAAACGGGTGCTGTAGGTCAGTTGGCCGTCGTTGTCGGCGAGCTCGTTCAGTACCCGGCTGTAGTCGGAGGCGTTAACCACAATGGCCACGTCATTGTGGTTCTTGGCCGCGGCCCGGACCATGGTCGGGCCGCCAATGTCGATGTTCTCGATGGCCGTGGCCAGGTCACAATCCGGGTTGGCCACGGTTTCCTCGAACGGGTAGAGGTTGACCACCACCATATCGATCGGGTTGATGCCGTGCTCACCCATCACCGTGTCGTCGGTGCCGCGACGGCCGAGGATGCCGCCGTGGATCTTCGGATGCAGGGTCTTAACCCGGCCATCCATCATTTCCGGAAAGCCGGTGTAATCGGACACTTCGGTTACCGGTACCTGGTTTTCCTTCAGGAGCCGGAAGGTGCCTCCGGTGGACAGCAGTTCAATGCCACGCTCGCTGAGGGCGCGACCAAATTCGACGATGCCGGTCTTGTCACTGACGCTGATCAGTGCCCGACGGACGGGGGAATTAGCCTGGTTTGCCATGAGTCACTTTCTTTGCTGGGGATGAACGAATAAGGGCCTCGCGAATGGTTCCGGGAGGCCCTTATCAAGTCAGGGTGTCTGGATTATAGCAGACCGTATTGCTTCAGCTTCTTACGCAGGGTGCCGCGGTTCAGGCCAAGCATGGTCGAGGCTTTGGTCTGGTTGTTGCGGGTGTACTTCATCACCTGCTCCAGCAGCGGCGCTTCGACCTCGGACAGCACCAGCTGGTACACCTCGGTGACCGGCGCGCCGTCCAGTTGCGCGAAGTAGTTCTTGAGGGCGACCTCGACGCTGTCACGCAGGGTGACGCTGTTGCCACTCCCGTTCACCGTCTGCAACTGGTGAATGTCCTCGTTGGTCGGGGTGCTCAGGTTATCGTTTGCCAAAGTCTCAGCGGTCATGCTGCGAATACCTCTCCATTTCGTAAGCCTGCAAAGTACTGTTGAATGCTGTCTGTCTGCTCCAGTGCCTCGTCGATGGCATTGAAGCGTTTGCGGAACTGTTTGCTCTGGTCGTGGGACTGCAGGTACCAGCCCACGTGTTTTCTGGCGATGCGCACACCCATGGTCTCGCCGTAGAAGCTGTGCAGTTCGGCCAGGTGGCCGAGCAGGATCTGCTCCACTTCGGTCATCGGCGGGGCCGGCAGATGCTGTCCGGTCTCCAGGTAATGGAGAATTTCCCGGAAAATCCACGGCCGCCCCTGGGCGCCCCGGCCGATCAGCAGGCCGTCGGCACCGGTGTGTCGAAGTACCTGTTGGGCCTTTTCCGGGGTGGTGATGTCGCCATTGGCGAACACCGGAATCCGGACCTGGGATTTGACCTCGGCGATGGTGTCGTACTCGGCGTCGCCATTGTATTTGTCTGCTCGGGTCCGACCGTGGACCGCCAACGCCTGTATGCCGGCATCTTCCGCCATCCGGGCAATGATGGGGGCGTTCTTGTTGTCCCGGTCCCAGCCGGTGCGCATCTTCAGGGTCACCGGAATGTCCACCGCGCTGACCACCGCGTTCAGGATCTCGCCGACCAGCTTCTCATCCTTCATCAGCGCCGAGCCGGCGGCCTTGTTACAGACCTTCTTGGCCGGGCAGCCCATGTTGATGTCGATGATCTGGGCGCCGAACTCGGCGTTCTGCCGGGCGGCATCGGCCAGCATGTCCGGATCGCCGCCGGCGATCTGCACCGAGCGCGGCTCCGGTTCACCGTCGTGGTTGAGTCGACTCCGGGATTTGCGCGTGTGCCAGAGCTTGCTGTCCGCTATGACCATTTCTGACACCGCCAGGCCCGCCCCCAGTCGCCGGCACAACAGCCGGAAGGGGCGATCGGTCACGCCCGCCATGGGCGCCACAATAAGCGGGTTGGGCAAGGTGTACGGCCCGATTTTTGCCGTTGGCAGCATGATCTGAGTCCGTGTCACAGCGAATTGAGCAAGGGTCGGATTCGTCGGTCTGATCAATAAGTGACCGATCGAGGTTCCGAAGGGCGCTAATGATACCGTCGGGTGCGGCCTGATTGAAGGGGCTGGATCGCGAAAAAACTGATTATTTTTCGTGCTTTCTGGTTGACTTTTGTTCTCTTTGATGACGGTCGACGCCCTGTGTCGAGTGAAGACTCGCTTACGGGGTCAGGGCGTGTACGGGCGAAAGTTCAGGTTGTAATTGACCGCATCCTTGCCGGGGTCGCGGATGTCGATGGCAATGCGGACCGGGGTACCCTTGGGCATGGCGGTCAGCTCGCGGCCGTCACCGGCCAGGTACTCGTCCGGGGTGAAAACGCTCTGGGCGACCACGTCGCCGTTCAGGTTGGAGAAGGTCAGGGCAATGGCCGGGAAGGGCTGCTCGAAATCGGCGCGGTTGATGATGACCGCATCGACCACCAGCTGGCTCCGGTTTTCCGGGTCGGTGCGCACCACCAGCTTGCGGCTCTGGATGGCATCGACATTGACCAGGGGCTTGAGTTCACAGCCAGCCAGTTCGCAGCCTTGCTCGTAGAACGGGCGCAGTTCCGGGATGGCGGAGAGCCGATCGAACTGGAACCAGGTTACCTGGGCGACCAGGACGCCGACCAGGGTCAGGACCACCAGGGTCCAGGCCAGGGTACGCCACCGGCCCGAGCCGCCGTCGTCCACCGACACCGGTTCCCGGCGCAGATCCTCGAACGGCAGGGTCGCGGCCATGGGCTCGCCCGGCTGATCGCCCTGGTGGTCAAAGTCGTACCGGGTGTCACTGCTGAACGACTCGTACAGCTGGTCGTCGGTCGCCTCGGTGGCCGTGCTCCGGTCGGTGGCGGAGGTGGGGGTCAGCTCCAGATCCGGCGCCGGTTCGGGGGCCGGCTCGGGTTCTGGTTCAGGCTCGGCGGTAACGGAGCTGGGGTCCGGCTCGGGCGATGCCGGTTCGGACGGCAGCGCCGAGGCATCCGAGCGTTTGGTGTCCTGCAGGATGGCTTCGGCCCAGCTTTCGTCAATGTCCCGGTCCGGGCGCTCCACCTCGGTGTCCCGGAATTCCGGCTGGCTGTCGCCGCCCATGCTGCGGAAGCTGTCGCTCAGTTCGTCGTCGGAGAAGGTCAGCTTGCTGCCGGCGTAGGGGCCCTCGGCGGCATCTTCTTCCGGATTGTCGGCGAACACAAAATCGTCGTCCGCGCCATGCCCACCCGGGGTCGGATCGGCCGCCGGGACGGACCGGGCCCTCGGGCTAG harbors:
- a CDS encoding DUF3426 domain-containing protein, coding for MSQSSLQTECPKCQTRFRVTEEQLGIAKGKVRCGNCMAVFNAIEHQVIPSSPRARSVPAADPTPGGHGADDDFVFADNPEEDAAEGPYAGSKLTFSDDELSDSFRSMGGDSQPEFRDTEVERPDRDIDESWAEAILQDTKRSDASALPSEPASPEPDPSSVTAEPEPEPEPAPEPAPDLELTPTSATDRSTATEATDDQLYESFSSDTRYDFDHQGDQPGEPMAATLPFEDLRREPVSVDDGGSGRWRTLAWTLVVLTLVGVLVAQVTWFQFDRLSAIPELRPFYEQGCELAGCELKPLVNVDAIQSRKLVVRTDPENRSQLVVDAVIINRADFEQPFPAIALTFSNLNGDVVAQSVFTPDEYLAGDGRELTAMPKGTPVRIAIDIRDPGKDAVNYNLNFRPYTP